One Anopheles marshallii chromosome 3, idAnoMarsDA_429_01, whole genome shotgun sequence genomic region harbors:
- the LOC128715521 gene encoding protein disulfide-isomerase A5, giving the protein MKLSVSIFIIATIGICLVHTKSQKSPVIDNIADMKELKKLFRTKTNVLILFVAGMKENNAVLASFKEAAQTVKGQGTMVLLDCNHAEVKKICKKLKAAPAPFALKHFKDGDFHKDYDRQLTATSMVNFMRDPTGDLPWEEDPIGVDVMHVPDAVTLGKYLKKEVRPTLVMFYAPWCGFCKTLKPEFSAAATELKGRYVLAAIDVNRPENSIIRKQYNITGFPTLLYYENGRMKYTFEGENNKAGIVAFMKNPAAPPPTKPKEPDWSSESSSEIVHLTVGNFEPALKDEKSVLVMFYAPWCGHCKKMKPEYEKAAEIMKAKNIPGVLAALDATKEAPIGHQYGVKGYPTVKYFSNGEFKFDVNVREADKIVKFMQNPTEPPPPPAPEAPWEDEPSEVVHLNEETFKPFLKKKKHVLVMFYAPWCGHCKRAKPEFARAAEHFKDDPKTEVAAIDCTRHSAVCSTFEVRGYPTIKYFSYLKTVREYNGGRTETDFIAFLNDPNAAPTKTDKLAEPFGDFPGSEEILILTDANFDEMVKQEPNLLIMFYAPWCGHCKHMKPDFAKVAQLLANEKVSAKVAALDCTVHTKTAEQFQIRGYPTLKFFTNGQFQKNYEGKRTAQDMLQFLRSGGSSPKDEL; this is encoded by the exons ATGAAGCTatctgtttccatttttata ATAGCCACTATTGGCATATGCTTAGTGCATACCAAATCGCAAAAAAGTCCCGTCATCGACAACATTGCGGATATGAAAGAACTGAAAAAACTGTttcgcacaaaaacaaacgtactGATACTGTTCGTGGCCGGgatgaaggaaaacaatgcCGTACTGGCTTCATTCAAAGAGGCTGCCCAAACTGTAAAAGGTCAAGGAACGATGGTGCTGCTTGATTGCAATCACGCCGAGGTGAAGAAAATCTGCAAAAAGCTCAAAGCCGCTCCTGCGCCATTCGCACTGAAACATTTCAAGGACGGTGATTTCCACAAAGATTACGATCGGCAGCTAACGGCAACGAGCATGGTGAACTTCATGCGCGATCCCACCGGAGATCTGCCCTGGGAAGAGGATCCAATTGGTGTTGACGTGATGCACGTCCCTGATGCGGTG acattgggaaaatatttgaaaaaagaaGTTAGACCAACGTTGGTGATGTTTTACGCTCCGTGGTGTGGGTTCTGCAAGACGCTCAAGCCAGAGTTTTCAGCTGCTGCTACCGAACTGAAAGGACGGTACGTGCTGGCTGCAATCGATGTGAATCGACCGGAAAATTCTATCATTCGAAAGCAGTACAACATTACCGGGTTTCCCACACTGTTATACTACGA gaACGGTCGCATGAAATACACGTTCGAAGGTGAAAATAACAAAGCAGGAATTGTAGCCTTCATGAAAAATCCGGCAGCCCCTCCTCCGACAAAACCAAAAGAACCGGATTGGTCATCCGAAAGCTCCTCGGAAATTGTGCATCTCACAGTGGGGAATTTTGAACCGGCACTGAAGGATGAAAAATCGGTGCTGGTAATGTTTTATGCTCCCTGGTGCGGCCATTGCAAGAAGATGAAACCCGAGTACGAAAAAGCGGCCGAAATCATGAAAGCCAAAAACATTCCTGGCGTTTTGGCGGCCCTCGATGCGACTAAGGAAGCACCCATTGGCCACCAGTACGGTGTGAAAGGGTATCCGACCGTCAAGTACTTTAGCAATGGGGAATTTAAATTTGACGTAAATGTGCGCGAAGCTGATAAGATTGTTAAATTTATGCAG AATCCTAcagaaccaccaccacctcctgCTCCGGAAGCACCGTGGGAAGACGAACCTTCAGAGGTGGTACATTTGAATGAGGAAACATTTAAACCATTcctgaagaaaaagaagcatGTGCTTGTGATGTTCTATGCGCCAT GGTGTGGCCACTGTAAACGAGCAAAGCCGGAGTTTGCTCGGGCGGCAGAACATTTCAAAGATGATCCCAAAACCGAAGTGGCAGCAATCGACTGTACCCGCCACAGTGCCGTTTGTTCAACATTCGAAGTTCGTGGATATCCTACGATTAAGTATTTCAGCTACCTTAAAACAGTGCGCGAGTACAACGGTGGCCGGACGGAGACTGATTTTATTGCCTTCCTTAATGATCCCAACGCTGCCCCTACGAAGACTGATAAATTAGCAGAACCATTTGGTGATTTTCCTGGCTCTGAGGAGATACTCATCCTAACGGACGCAAACTTTGACGAAATGGTCAAACAGGAACCAAATCTTTTAATCATGTTTTATGCCCCTTGGTGTGGCCACTGTAAGCATATGAAGCCCGATTTTGCGAAGGTAGCTCAACTGTTAGCTAACGAAAAAGTGTCCGCCAAGGTTGCTGCCCTAGACTGTACGGTACATACGAAAACAGCAGAACAATTCCAAATACGAGGCTATCCAACGCTTAAGTTTTTCACCAATGGACAATTCCAGAAAAACTACGAAGGTAAACGCACCGCGCAGGATATGTTGCAGTTTCTTCGATCTGGTGGATCATCACCAAAGGATGAGCTGTAA